A DNA window from Niabella yanshanensis contains the following coding sequences:
- the der gene encoding ribosome biogenesis GTPase Der: protein MGFTLAIVGRPNVGKSTLFNRLLEQRKAIVDDVSGVTRDRQYGISDWNGKNFNVIDTGGFVHGSEDVFEKEIAKQVMIAVEEADAIVFMVDAGTGITHLDEEMANVLRKSIKPVFLTVNKVDNNDRMLDATEFYSMGFEQVYFIASASGSGTGELLDAVADLIPEEKKDEEGKDELPKFAIIGQPNVGKSSLLNALVGQERTIVSDIAGTTRDTIHTHYNLFQKEFTLIDTAGIRRKARVHEDLEFYSVIRAIKAVDEADVCLLLIDAEKGITAQDLNIFSLAARKGKGVLLLVNKWDLVAKETNTARDYENELKKRLAPFSDVPVVFISALEKTRIFKAMETALEVYENRSRKVPTSKLNDVMLKAVQAHHAPVVRGHAIKIKFVTQLPTVVPSFAFFCNFPDDIKTPYRNYLENQLRKNFDLSGVPVRLYFRKK from the coding sequence ATGGGTTTTACATTAGCCATAGTCGGCAGACCAAATGTGGGAAAGAGTACATTGTTTAATCGCCTGCTGGAGCAGCGCAAAGCAATCGTAGATGACGTAAGTGGTGTTACGCGCGACAGGCAGTACGGTATCAGCGACTGGAATGGTAAAAATTTTAACGTAATTGATACGGGAGGTTTTGTGCATGGCAGTGAGGATGTATTTGAAAAAGAGATCGCTAAGCAGGTAATGATTGCAGTGGAAGAGGCGGATGCCATTGTATTTATGGTAGATGCCGGCACAGGCATTACACACCTCGATGAAGAAATGGCTAATGTATTGCGTAAAAGCATCAAACCTGTTTTTTTAACGGTAAATAAAGTAGACAACAATGATCGTATGCTGGATGCCACGGAGTTCTACAGCATGGGATTTGAACAGGTATATTTTATCGCCTCAGCCAGCGGTAGCGGTACCGGTGAATTATTAGATGCTGTAGCCGATTTGATCCCGGAGGAGAAGAAGGATGAAGAAGGTAAAGATGAACTTCCCAAATTTGCGATCATCGGGCAGCCTAATGTAGGCAAGTCTTCTTTGTTAAATGCTTTGGTGGGGCAGGAGCGTACAATTGTAAGTGATATTGCGGGCACCACAAGAGATACCATTCATACACATTACAATCTATTCCAGAAAGAGTTTACCCTGATCGATACGGCCGGTATCCGCCGCAAAGCCAGGGTGCATGAAGACCTGGAGTTTTATTCTGTTATACGGGCTATTAAAGCTGTAGATGAGGCTGATGTATGTTTGCTATTGATTGATGCAGAAAAAGGTATTACCGCACAGGATCTGAACATATTCAGTTTGGCAGCACGGAAGGGAAAAGGGGTTTTGTTGCTGGTGAATAAATGGGACCTGGTTGCGAAGGAGACCAATACTGCCCGCGACTACGAAAACGAATTAAAGAAGCGCCTGGCTCCGTTTAGCGATGTACCGGTAGTATTTATTTCCGCCCTGGAGAAAACACGTATTTTTAAGGCGATGGAGACGGCGCTTGAAGTGTATGAGAACCGCAGCCGTAAAGTACCTACTTCCAAATTAAATGATGTAATGCTGAAGGCTGTACAGGCGCACCATGCACCCGTAGTGCGCGGACATGCCATTAAAATAAAATTTGTAACGCAGTTACCTACCGTTGTTCCCTCATTCGCATTCTTCTGTAATTTTCCTGATGATATTAAAACGCCTTACCGTAATTACCTGGAAAATCAGCTACGTAAGAACTTTGATCTTAGCGGTGTGCCGGTGAGGTTATACTTTAGAAAAAAATAA
- the era gene encoding GTPase Era — translation MKSGFVNIFGRPNAGKSTLLNALMGEKLAIVSHKVQTTRHRIKAILNEKDYQIIFSDTPGIIKPEYKLHEKMMQSVKGALEDADVALLIVDINDNWDECDAIFSALKLRVPAVLVLNKVDRTNKERITEAEAYFSSKSYVKKTVAISALTGINYKKFLQPILELLPEGQPFYEDDSISDLPEKFFVSELIREKIYEQAHDEIPYHTAVLIREFKEKETLTKIVADIIVHRETQKMILIGEKGTMIKKLGTSARLDIEAFLGRKVFLELFVKVKPKWRDNDLHLKEYGYGQ, via the coding sequence ATGAAATCAGGTTTTGTAAATATATTCGGAAGGCCCAATGCGGGTAAAAGCACTTTGCTCAATGCGCTCATGGGCGAGAAGCTGGCAATTGTATCGCATAAGGTACAAACCACGCGGCATCGCATTAAAGCCATTCTTAATGAGAAAGATTACCAGATCATTTTCAGCGATACACCAGGCATTATCAAGCCTGAATACAAGTTGCACGAAAAAATGATGCAATCTGTTAAGGGGGCCCTGGAAGATGCAGATGTGGCATTGCTGATCGTTGATATTAATGACAACTGGGATGAATGTGATGCTATTTTCAGCGCCTTAAAATTAAGAGTGCCGGCCGTATTGGTATTGAATAAAGTTGATCGAACCAATAAGGAGCGTATAACAGAAGCCGAAGCTTATTTTTCGTCAAAGTCTTATGTAAAAAAGACAGTGGCAATATCGGCCTTAACAGGTATTAATTACAAAAAATTCCTGCAGCCCATATTGGAGCTATTGCCTGAGGGGCAACCTTTTTACGAAGACGATAGTATCAGCGATCTGCCCGAGAAATTCTTTGTAAGTGAACTAATCCGGGAGAAGATATATGAACAGGCACATGATGAAATTCCGTATCATACTGCCGTTTTAATACGGGAGTTTAAAGAAAAAGAAACGCTTACTAAAATTGTAGCAGATATCATAGTACATCGTGAAACGCAGAAAATGATCCTGATCGGCGAGAAAGGAACGATGATCAAAAAGCTGGGAACTTCGGCAAGATTGGATATCGAAGCATTTTTGGGCAGAAAAGTATTTTTGGAGTTGTTTGTAAAAGTAAAGCCTAAATGGAGAGACAATGATCTGCATCTGAAAGAGTACGGGTATGGGCAGTGA
- a CDS encoding 3-keto-disaccharide hydrolase, whose product MFKKVVAFAIAGLVSLNVWAMNADDLIGRWDITLDKDGKAKPSWLEVKLSGMKTLVGYFVGDDGSARPVSKVKLENGKFSFAIPPQWQAEDNDLVVEGELSGGSLKGTMVYPDGKKYSWTGVRAPYLKREKAPVWGTPVKLFNGKDLTGWKAVGAANQWIVKDGILSSPKSGANLISDQKFEDFKLHVEFRYQKGSNSGVYLRGRYEVQILDNDKSEHPSNVLYSGVYGFLAPSEINSKGPGEWQSYDITLIGRMVTIVANGKTVISNQEIPGITGGALDSNEGEPGPLYFQGDHGPIEFRNITITPAK is encoded by the coding sequence ATGTTTAAAAAAGTTGTTGCTTTTGCTATTGCCGGTTTAGTTTCATTAAATGTTTGGGCTATGAATGCAGACGATTTAATTGGCCGATGGGATATAACCCTTGATAAAGATGGTAAAGCCAAGCCATCGTGGCTGGAAGTAAAGCTATCAGGTATGAAAACCCTGGTAGGATATTTTGTTGGCGACGACGGCAGTGCGCGCCCTGTTTCAAAAGTAAAATTGGAAAATGGTAAATTTTCTTTCGCCATACCCCCCCAATGGCAGGCAGAGGATAACGACCTGGTGGTAGAAGGTGAGTTGAGCGGTGGAAGCCTGAAAGGCACGATGGTGTATCCTGATGGGAAAAAATACAGCTGGACGGGCGTAAGGGCGCCTTATTTAAAAAGAGAAAAAGCGCCTGTTTGGGGAACGCCGGTAAAATTATTCAACGGTAAAGACCTTACGGGATGGAAGGCTGTAGGAGCTGCGAATCAATGGATAGTAAAAGACGGCATCTTGTCCAGTCCTAAATCAGGAGCCAACCTGATCTCTGATCAGAAGTTTGAAGATTTTAAGCTGCATGTAGAGTTCAGGTATCAGAAAGGAAGCAATAGCGGTGTATACCTGCGTGGCCGGTATGAAGTGCAGATATTAGACAACGATAAAAGCGAACACCCTTCTAATGTATTATACAGTGGTGTTTATGGCTTTTTAGCGCCAAGTGAGATCAACTCGAAAGGCCCTGGCGAGTGGCAGAGTTATGATATTACTTTAATAGGAAGAATGGTTACGATTGTTGCAAATGGTAAAACTGTGATCAGCAACCAGGAAATTCCGGGTATAACAGGTGGTGCTTTGGATAGTAATGAGGGTGAACCCGGACCGCTTTATTTCCAGGGCGATCATGGCCCGATCGAGTTCAGAAATATCACGATTACACCAGCTAAATAA
- a CDS encoding cytidine deaminase, with product MKEKTYQFSYTVVEDSSALEQNDANLLEEARALTSVAYAPYSRFHVASVAQLANGQIVKGTNQENASFPVGICAERSLLAAIGTLYPNEIIETMAITYQPQEGESNRPISPCGMCRQSLVEYENRVKHPIRLVLAGSEGPVYIIETAKDLLPFAFSEGDLK from the coding sequence ATGAAAGAAAAAACTTATCAATTCTCTTATACGGTTGTAGAAGACAGTTCAGCTCTGGAGCAAAATGACGCTAACCTTTTAGAGGAGGCCCGCGCATTGACGTCTGTAGCTTATGCACCTTATTCCAGGTTTCATGTAGCCAGTGTAGCCCAATTGGCAAACGGGCAAATAGTAAAAGGTACCAACCAGGAAAATGCTTCTTTTCCTGTAGGTATTTGTGCAGAACGCAGCTTGCTGGCAGCTATAGGCACTTTATATCCTAACGAGATTATTGAAACCATGGCCATTACTTACCAGCCCCAGGAGGGAGAAAGTAACCGCCCCATCTCTCCCTGCGGCATGTGCAGGCAATCATTGGTGGAATATGAGAACAGGGTAAAACATCCTATCCGCCTGGTATTAGCCGGCTCGGAGGGTCCTGTTTATATTATTGAAACGGCAAAAGATCTGCTGCCCTTCGCATTCAGCGAAGGTGATCTGAAGTAG
- the folB gene encoding dihydroneopterin aldolase → MLITLHLEKLQFFAHHGLYEEEKKLGNEFELNISASFFSTEPVITEIDQTINYAIIYELAKAEMLDPRELLETFLSQLAEKIKSRFPELVKLKMSLYKLQMPITSFQGRIGVEIEKEY, encoded by the coding sequence ATGTTGATTACTTTACACCTGGAGAAATTACAATTCTTTGCCCATCATGGTTTGTATGAAGAAGAAAAGAAATTGGGGAATGAGTTTGAACTGAATATTTCGGCTTCGTTTTTTTCGACCGAACCCGTTATAACCGAAATAGACCAAACGATTAATTATGCGATAATTTACGAGCTGGCTAAAGCAGAAATGCTTGATCCCCGTGAATTGCTAGAAACCTTTCTTTCCCAGCTGGCAGAAAAGATAAAAAGCCGGTTTCCTGAATTGGTGAAGTTGAAGATGAGCCTGTACAAACTGCAAATGCCTATTACCAGCTTCCAGGGGCGAATAGGGGTGGAGATAGAAAAAGAGTATTGA
- the trxB gene encoding thioredoxin-disulfide reductase codes for MADESIERVHCLIIGSGPAGYTAAIYAARANLKPVLYQGIQPGGQLTITTEVENYPGYAEGVQGPEMMIDFEKQAKRMGADIRYGLATKVDFSGHPHKVWIDEEKLIEADAVIISTGASAKWLGLPSEEKYNGFGVSACAVCDGFFFKGRDVAIVGAGDTAAEEALYLSKLCTNVHMLIRKDEMRASKVMQERVLNTPNIKIHFNTETEEILGEKTVNAVKVRNNQTQEVSEIPVGGFFVAIGHQPNSDIFKGFLDMDETGYIQTIPGTSKTNIEGVFAAGDVQDKIYRQAVTAAGSGCMAALDAERYLGEKGL; via the coding sequence ATGGCAGACGAGAGTATAGAAAGAGTGCATTGTTTAATTATAGGTTCGGGACCGGCGGGGTACACAGCGGCTATTTATGCGGCACGTGCTAACCTGAAACCGGTTTTATACCAGGGGATTCAGCCCGGTGGTCAGTTAACGATCACTACAGAAGTAGAAAATTACCCCGGCTACGCAGAAGGTGTACAGGGGCCGGAGATGATGATAGATTTTGAAAAACAGGCAAAGCGCATGGGTGCTGATATCCGCTATGGATTAGCTACCAAGGTCGATTTTTCGGGTCACCCGCATAAAGTATGGATTGATGAGGAGAAGCTGATAGAAGCAGATGCTGTTATCATTTCTACCGGGGCTTCGGCCAAATGGTTGGGCTTACCTAGTGAAGAGAAATACAACGGCTTTGGGGTAAGTGCCTGTGCGGTTTGTGATGGTTTCTTCTTTAAAGGAAGAGATGTAGCGATAGTAGGTGCCGGAGATACAGCAGCAGAAGAGGCTTTATATCTTTCTAAATTATGTACCAACGTGCACATGCTGATCCGTAAAGATGAAATGCGCGCCAGCAAAGTAATGCAGGAGCGTGTATTGAACACACCTAATATCAAAATTCACTTCAATACCGAAACGGAAGAGATATTAGGAGAGAAGACAGTGAATGCAGTAAAAGTACGCAATAATCAAACCCAGGAAGTGAGCGAGATACCGGTAGGTGGGTTCTTCGTGGCTATTGGTCACCAGCCTAACTCGGATATCTTTAAGGGCTTTTTGGATATGGACGAAACGGGCTACATTCAAACAATTCCGGGTACCTCCAAGACCAACATCGAGGGGGTATTTGCAGCAGGCGATGTGCAGGATAAGATCTATCGCCAGGCAGTAACTGCCGCGGGTAGTGGTTGTATGGCTGCTTTGGATGCAGAAAGATATTTGGGCGAGAAGGGTCTATAA
- the bla gene encoding subclass B3 metallo-beta-lactamase, translating into MKRILLLAIVCALLCVSVSAWSQKVNEPAGNPEWAKPYKPFRIAGNLYYVGTYDLASYLIVTNKGNILINTGLSSSAGLIKKNIETLGFKFSDIKILLTNQAHYDHLGAMAAIKKQTGAQFYVDAADAEVCKAGGANDYEMGHLGMSFQPVIPDKLLKDKDVIRLGNTRLTLLHHPGHTEGSCSFLLDVADGKRLYKVLIANIPSIITDKPFSKIPAYPRIREDYAYTLQAMQELQFELWVAAHASQFQLHSKRKEGDAYNPSVFTDRKGYDKLLEDISGALKNHP; encoded by the coding sequence ATGAAAAGAATATTACTATTAGCAATTGTATGCGCGTTATTGTGTGTTTCAGTATCTGCTTGGTCTCAAAAAGTGAATGAGCCTGCAGGCAACCCGGAGTGGGCGAAACCTTATAAGCCCTTTAGAATTGCGGGCAACCTGTACTATGTGGGTACTTATGACCTGGCTTCTTATCTTATTGTTACCAATAAGGGAAATATACTGATCAACACGGGTTTGTCCAGCTCAGCCGGTCTTATTAAGAAGAACATTGAAACGCTTGGCTTTAAATTTTCTGATATCAAAATATTACTGACCAACCAGGCGCATTACGACCACCTGGGTGCAATGGCAGCTATTAAAAAACAAACTGGCGCTCAATTTTATGTAGATGCAGCAGATGCTGAAGTGTGTAAGGCCGGGGGCGCCAATGATTATGAAATGGGGCATTTGGGGATGAGCTTTCAACCGGTTATCCCGGATAAATTGCTAAAAGATAAAGATGTGATCCGGTTGGGCAATACCCGGCTTACCTTGCTGCATCACCCTGGGCATACCGAAGGTTCCTGCAGTTTTTTACTCGATGTTGCTGACGGAAAGCGGCTGTATAAGGTGTTGATTGCAAATATACCCAGCATTATCACTGATAAACCTTTTTCGAAGATTCCTGCCTATCCCCGTATTCGTGAAGATTACGCATACACCCTTCAGGCTATGCAAGAGCTGCAGTTTGAGCTTTGGGTAGCTGCTCACGCCAGCCAGTTTCAGCTGCATTCCAAACGAAAAGAAGGCGATGCTTACAACCCATCTGTTTTTACCGACCGCAAAGGCTACGATAAGCTATTGGAAGACATCTCAGGAGCATTAAAAAATCACCCGTAA
- a CDS encoding prolyl oligopeptidase family serine peptidase: protein MKQLLPLIAIFTTMEMQAQIQYPVTEKKTVTDDYFGTKVEDPYRWLEDDNADATKKWVVEQNKVTDAYLSKIPFRDKIEARLEKLWNYPKSGAPFKKGDWYYYYKNSGLQNQSVLYRTKDLKAEPEVFLDPNTLSKEGIVALSGLSFSKSGKLLAYSLSKAGSDWTEIFLMDVESKKLLSDKIEWTKFGGAAWKGEEGFYYSAYDKPDEKSKLSKANEFQKVYYHKMGTAQSEDQLVYEDKEHPKRYFGCGLTEDERFLILSISEGTSGGELWFRDLKDPAQTGFSLLVKGFDTESDVVDNDGDKLLVKTNYQSPNFRVVVVDPKNPARENWKTIIPEQKEVLLGVGTGGGNLFTNYLKDASSRVYQYDYSGKQIREIKLPGIGSAGGFGAEKEDKEFYYSYSSFATPPSIYKYDIASGKSELYKTTEINMSTADIVTEQIFFTSKDGTKVPMFLTYKKGLKKDGNNPVLLYGYGGFNIPMTPGFSVSNAFFVEQGGIYVVVNLRGGNEYGEEWHKAGMLLKKQNVFDDFIGAAEYLVKNKYTNSSKIAVRGGSNGGLLVGAVMTQRPDLFKVAIPQVGVLDMLRYHKFTVGWGWAVEYGNADSAQYFPYLYKYSPYHNLKKGVSYPATIVTTGDHDDRVVPAHSFKYAARLQEYHKGENPVLIRIETNAGHGAGKPTSKVIEEAADIWAFTMYNLGMNYKD, encoded by the coding sequence ATGAAGCAGCTTTTACCGCTTATTGCGATATTTACAACGATGGAAATGCAGGCACAGATTCAGTACCCTGTTACTGAAAAGAAAACAGTTACAGATGACTATTTCGGAACAAAAGTAGAAGACCCTTATCGCTGGCTGGAGGATGATAATGCCGATGCTACCAAAAAATGGGTAGTAGAGCAGAATAAAGTAACCGACGCTTATCTTTCTAAAATCCCTTTCAGGGATAAAATAGAAGCCAGGTTGGAAAAGTTATGGAACTATCCCAAATCGGGAGCCCCTTTTAAAAAAGGAGATTGGTATTATTATTATAAAAACAGCGGGTTGCAGAACCAGTCGGTTTTATATCGTACGAAAGACCTGAAGGCTGAACCTGAAGTATTCCTGGATCCTAATACCCTGAGTAAAGAAGGTATTGTGGCATTAAGCGGATTGTCTTTTAGCAAATCGGGTAAACTACTGGCATATTCCCTGTCGAAAGCCGGTAGCGACTGGACCGAGATATTTTTAATGGACGTAGAAAGCAAAAAACTGCTGAGCGATAAAATTGAATGGACCAAGTTCGGCGGCGCTGCCTGGAAAGGAGAAGAGGGTTTTTATTACAGTGCCTATGATAAGCCCGATGAAAAATCGAAACTGAGTAAGGCCAACGAGTTTCAGAAAGTGTATTATCATAAAATGGGTACGGCGCAGTCGGAAGATCAACTGGTTTACGAAGATAAAGAGCATCCTAAACGTTATTTCGGCTGTGGATTGACAGAAGACGAGCGTTTTTTAATTCTGAGCATTTCTGAAGGCACGAGTGGCGGCGAACTTTGGTTCCGCGACCTGAAAGATCCGGCTCAAACAGGCTTTAGCTTGCTGGTAAAAGGTTTTGACACCGAATCGGACGTGGTAGATAATGATGGCGATAAACTGTTGGTTAAAACCAATTATCAATCGCCCAATTTCAGGGTAGTGGTAGTGGATCCTAAAAATCCTGCCCGTGAAAACTGGAAAACCATTATACCGGAGCAGAAAGAAGTGTTGCTGGGTGTAGGTACCGGCGGTGGGAACCTGTTTACCAACTACCTGAAAGACGCTTCCAGCAGGGTGTATCAGTATGATTACAGCGGCAAGCAGATCAGGGAGATTAAATTGCCTGGAATTGGCTCTGCAGGAGGATTTGGCGCTGAGAAAGAAGATAAAGAATTTTATTATAGCTATTCTTCCTTCGCTACACCTCCGTCTATTTATAAGTACGATATAGCAAGCGGTAAATCGGAGTTGTACAAAACAACTGAGATCAATATGAGCACCGCTGATATTGTAACCGAACAGATTTTCTTTACCAGTAAGGATGGTACTAAAGTGCCGATGTTTTTGACATACAAAAAAGGGTTGAAGAAAGATGGCAATAACCCTGTTTTATTATATGGCTATGGAGGCTTCAATATACCAATGACGCCCGGTTTTAGTGTAAGCAATGCTTTCTTTGTAGAGCAGGGCGGTATTTATGTAGTGGTAAACCTGAGGGGTGGTAACGAATATGGCGAAGAATGGCATAAAGCGGGTATGCTATTGAAAAAACAAAATGTGTTTGATGACTTTATTGGCGCTGCTGAATACCTGGTAAAAAACAAATACACCAACAGCAGTAAGATAGCGGTACGGGGCGGTAGTAATGGTGGATTGCTGGTCGGTGCTGTAATGACCCAACGTCCTGACCTGTTTAAAGTGGCTATTCCGCAGGTAGGAGTGTTAGATATGTTGCGTTATCATAAATTTACGGTAGGCTGGGGCTGGGCGGTAGAGTATGGCAATGCAGACTCTGCCCAGTATTTCCCTTATTTGTATAAATACTCTCCGTATCATAATTTAAAGAAAGGCGTATCTTATCCGGCTACCATTGTTACTACCGGTGATCATGATGATCGTGTAGTACCCGCGCACTCTTTCAAGTACGCAGCCAGGTTACAGGAATATCATAAAGGAGAAAACCCGGTGTTGATCCGTATTGAAACGAATGCAGGACATGGCGCGGGTAAGCCTACCAGTAAGGTAATTGAAGAAGCTGCGGATATATGGGCGTTTACGATGTATAACCTGGGAATGAATTATAAAGATTGA
- a CDS encoding 6-phosphofructokinase: MQQSILILAAGGPAPGINSVISSVSKIFLKSGYKVIGLHDGYKNLFTGKASTVDIDFELADSVLTRGGSVLRMSRYKPKNEEFTQDFFVNNNVKLLVTIGGDDTASTANRISLFLTENKFPIQNIHVPKTIDNDLPLPDNQPTFGYQSATEEGVRITKTVYEDAKTSANWFVVSAMGREAGHLAFSIGSSCHLPMIVMPEMFTKATLNFENITKLIVSAILKRKILGINYGVAIVSEGIFHFMSDEVIKESGVQFTYDAHGHPELGNVSKAHIYNVLLQNKLKELGLDIKCRPVELGYELRCLPPAAFDLQYCTMLGTGVKKLFDQGLTGCVVTVNNKGEVNPLFLKDVTGENGKVKTRLVNIEDAKTKMVLEDNLQYLTAEDVEAAKQFVSNPEEFVFSTILNWN, translated from the coding sequence ATGCAACAAAGTATTTTAATTCTTGCTGCGGGAGGTCCCGCTCCCGGCATTAACAGTGTTATTAGCTCCGTATCCAAGATCTTTTTAAAAAGCGGATACAAAGTAATTGGCCTGCACGATGGTTATAAAAACCTTTTTACCGGAAAAGCATCTACTGTAGATATAGATTTTGAACTGGCTGACAGCGTGTTGACAAGAGGTGGTTCTGTATTAAGAATGAGCCGCTACAAACCTAAAAACGAAGAGTTTACACAGGATTTCTTTGTAAACAACAATGTAAAGTTGCTGGTTACCATTGGTGGTGACGATACTGCATCTACAGCCAACCGGATTTCCCTGTTTTTAACCGAGAACAAATTTCCTATTCAGAATATACATGTTCCTAAAACAATTGACAACGATTTACCACTGCCCGATAACCAACCAACCTTTGGCTACCAGAGCGCTACCGAGGAAGGTGTAAGAATTACCAAAACCGTTTATGAAGATGCTAAAACATCGGCTAACTGGTTTGTAGTATCTGCAATGGGTCGTGAAGCCGGTCACCTGGCCTTCAGCATTGGCAGCTCTTGTCATTTACCTATGATCGTAATGCCGGAAATGTTTACCAAAGCTACTTTGAACTTTGAGAACATTACCAAACTGATCGTTTCAGCTATTCTGAAAAGAAAGATCTTAGGCATTAACTATGGCGTGGCTATTGTAAGTGAAGGTATTTTCCATTTTATGAGCGATGAGGTGATCAAAGAATCAGGCGTTCAGTTTACTTATGATGCGCATGGTCACCCTGAATTAGGTAACGTAAGTAAAGCTCATATCTACAACGTTTTACTGCAAAACAAGTTAAAAGAGCTGGGGCTGGATATTAAATGTCGTCCTGTAGAGTTAGGCTACGAGCTGCGTTGCTTACCTCCGGCTGCGTTCGATCTGCAATATTGCACCATGCTGGGAACCGGTGTTAAAAAACTATTTGACCAGGGATTGACCGGTTGCGTAGTAACCGTGAACAATAAAGGTGAAGTAAATCCGTTGTTCCTTAAAGATGTAACGGGTGAAAACGGTAAAGTAAAAACAAGGCTGGTAAATATTGAAGATGCTAAGACCAAAATGGTGTTGGAAGATAATCTTCAGTATTTAACAGCAGAAGATGTTGAAGCGGCGAAGCAATTCGTAAGCAATCCTGAAGAGTTTGTATTTTCAACCATCTTAAACTGGAATTAA
- the pyk gene encoding pyruvate kinase produces the protein MAKKLATTKKTATKKIAKPDQTFARTKIVATVGPACNTYDKLLALVHAGVNVFRLNFSHGAHEEKKDIIEYIREINRVEGTHVAILGDLQGPKLRVGEIEGGGMPVSPGDKFIFTSQKIIGNKEKLYIHYPNFHTDVKVGNKIMIDDGKLEVVVKKILPNNDVQVEVLLGGFISSKKGVNLPDTKISLPALTPKDLADLDFIIQQELDWVALSFVRQTEDIKKLRKILDKKKSRSKIIAKIEMPEAIPNIRDIINASDAIMIARGDLGVELPVEKVPLIQKNIIKKCIHRAKPVIVATQMMESMIDRTKPNRSEITDVANAVLEGADAVMLSGETATGLHPTLVVETMRKIIVEIERTEYNYDLDEVLQPQPHSPTLTSDAVCYNACHLAKDVAANALIGMTQSGYTGFMLSSYRPKVPLYVFTKHPGLINQMSLAWGVRSFLYDDDERSLDTIFSEQIEILKTNGYLKKGDIAVSTGSTPVHLKIPTNTIKITKIEQ, from the coding sequence ATGGCTAAAAAATTAGCAACTACAAAAAAAACAGCTACAAAAAAGATTGCAAAGCCCGACCAGACCTTTGCAAGAACTAAAATTGTAGCAACCGTAGGCCCTGCTTGTAACACATACGACAAATTATTAGCGCTGGTACATGCAGGTGTAAATGTATTCAGGCTCAACTTCTCTCATGGTGCCCATGAAGAAAAGAAAGATATCATTGAATACATCCGCGAGATCAACCGCGTAGAAGGCACACATGTGGCTATATTAGGCGACTTACAAGGGCCTAAATTACGTGTAGGAGAAATTGAGGGTGGCGGCATGCCGGTAAGCCCTGGCGATAAATTTATTTTTACCAGCCAGAAGATCATCGGTAATAAAGAAAAGCTGTACATCCATTATCCTAACTTTCATACAGATGTGAAAGTAGGTAACAAGATCATGATCGACGACGGAAAGCTGGAAGTGGTAGTAAAAAAGATACTGCCTAATAATGATGTACAGGTAGAAGTATTATTGGGTGGTTTTATCTCTTCCAAAAAAGGGGTTAACCTTCCTGACACCAAGATATCCTTACCTGCTTTAACGCCTAAGGACCTGGCCGATCTTGACTTTATCATTCAGCAGGAACTGGACTGGGTTGCATTGAGCTTTGTACGCCAGACAGAAGATATTAAGAAGCTGAGAAAGATACTGGATAAGAAGAAGAGCCGCAGCAAGATCATTGCTAAAATAGAAATGCCTGAAGCGATTCCTAATATCCGCGACATCATTAATGCGTCGGATGCGATTATGATTGCACGTGGCGACCTGGGTGTTGAGCTTCCGGTTGAAAAAGTACCTTTGATCCAGAAAAATATCATTAAAAAATGTATTCACCGTGCGAAGCCTGTAATTGTGGCTACGCAGATGATGGAAAGCATGATAGACCGTACCAAGCCCAACCGCAGCGAAATTACGGATGTGGCCAACGCGGTATTGGAAGGTGCTGACGCGGTGATGCTGAGCGGGGAGACCGCTACTGGTTTACACCCAACATTGGTGGTAGAAACCATGCGTAAGATCATTGTAGAGATTGAGCGTACGGAGTATAACTACGACCTGGATGAGGTATTGCAGCCTCAGCCGCACTCCCCTACCCTTACCAGCGATGCGGTATGTTATAATGCCTGCCACCTCGCAAAGGATGTAGCGGCTAATGCCCTTATAGGTATGACACAGAGCGGCTATACCGGCTTTATGCTCAGCAGCTATCGCCCTAAAGTGCCTTTATACGTATTCACCAAGCACCCCGGCCTTATTAACCAGATGAGCCTGGCATGGGGCGTACGCAGCTTCTTATACGATGATGATGAGCGTAGCCTGGATACCATCTTCTCCGAGCAGATCGAAATTTTAAAAACCAATGGTTATTTAAAGAAAGGAGATATTGCGGTAAGTACCGGTAGTACGCCTGTACATTTAAAAATACCTACTAATACGATTAAGATCACTAAGATCGAACAATAA